From the Paraflavitalea soli genome, the window GGAGTGATCGATATGGTGATCACGAGTGATGAAGTGCCTGAGGGTAGACCTCATCCCTATATGATTGCCGCGATCATGCAGCAATTGCAAGTGACAGATCCCACGCAGGTGGCCAAAGTGGGAGATACGGAAGTAGATGTAGAAGAAGGCAGGAATGCAGCTTGTGGCCTTGTGGTGAGTGTGACTACGGGCGCTTATACGCGCAGTGAGCTGGAGCAGTATAACCCGGATATTATTATTGACAGTCTAGCTGAATTTCCACCTTTAATACAATAGCGTTTGTCAACTTTAACAGCCAACCCCTCTACGCTCTCCAAAAAACAGGTATTAACAGCGCTGTATGCAGCCTCTGTAGCTTTTCTTACCTATGCTTCCGTATACGCTTATCGTAAACCTTTTACGGTGGCTACCTTTGAAGGACTTAGTTTCTGGGGAGTAAAATACCAGGTATTGCTCATCATGAGCCAGGGATTGGGGTATATGTTCAGTAAATTTTATGGGATCAAATTCATTGCTGAATTAAAAAGGCTGGGCCGCTGGAAAACGAGCGCTATCCTGGTAGGGAGTGCCTGGTTCTGCCTGTTGTTATTCGGCCTGGTGCCAGCGCCCTGGGGATTGCCCTGTATGTTCGTTAATGGATTTATGCTGGGCTTTATGTGGGGCATTGTATTTAGTTATGTAGAAGGAAGGAAGACCACTGATTTTATAGGAGCGGCGATGGCGGTGAGCTTTATTTTCGCCGGGGGCTTTACGCGCTCGGTGGCTTTGTGGCTGAAGGAGAGCTGGCAGGTGCCGGAACAATGGCTGGCGTTTGTGACGGGGCTTATCTTTAGTCTTCCTCTGATCTTTTTCATGTACCTGCTGGAGCGCATACCCCCGCCTGACGGGGATGATATTAAAGAAAGGACGGTGCGCCTACCTATGACCAAGGAGCAAAGGTTGAAATTTCTTCGTTTGTTTGGGGCCGGCACGATCGCGATCATCATTACTTACCTGTTTCTGACGGTAATGCGGGATGTGCGGGATAATTTCATGTCGAACCTGTGGAGTGAACTGGGGTATGGTCAAAAGCCTGAGGTATTTACAAAAACTGAAACGATTACTTCTATTGTCATACTGATTATGATCAGCCTGCTGGTGGGTATCCGTAAAAATATACGTGCTTTCCGGCTGGTACACATCATGGTGCTGGTTGGATTCCTGCTGGCTGGTATCTCTTCTGCTTTGTTTCTTGCGGGCCTCATGAATGGCGCAGTATGGATGCAACTGGTAGGGCTGGGCTTGTATATGGGCTATATTCCTTTCAATTGTATCTTCTTTGAGCGACTGATTGCATCCTTTAAGATCGTAGGGAATGTGGGATTCCTTATTTACCTGGTTGATGCGTATGGTTACCTGGGTAGTACGCTGGTGATGCTTTCGAAAGAAATATTTCAAATAAAATTAACCTGGTCTCAGTTCTATCCTGCCGGTGTAGTGATATTTTCGGTCATTGGAATTGGGGGAACTATTTTTTCCCTGTTGTATTTCAACCGGAAATTTGAATCATTAAAACCCGTTTGATGACAAAACCTTCAGCTATTGTAATCGGTGCCGGTATTGTGGGATTGGCCACTGCCCGCGCGCTCGCAATTAAGGGATATGCGGTGAAAGTATTTGAGCGTACACACAAAGCTGTTGGCGCTTCTATTCGCAATTTTGGTATGATATGGCCAATAGGCCAGCCTGATAAATTATACGATCGTGCCTTGCGTAGCCGGGAAATATGGAAGGAGATGGGAGATGCCGGCGCATTCTGGTATGATGCGCCTGGTAGTTTGCACCTGGCTTATCACCAGGATGAATGGCAGGTGCTGCAAGAATTGTATGAGCAATTCCGTACGGAAAGACCGGTCTTCTTGTTGACTGCTGCTGAAGTGGCCGACAAGTCCGGCGCCGCGGTACAGGAGCATTTGCTGGGTGGGCTCTACAGTGCGGATGAACTGATCGTAGATCCCCGGGAAGCTATTGCCGGTGTACCAGGATACCTGCATGAGCAATATGGGGTAGCATTCTTCTGGGGCAAATGTGTGAGTTATATTTCTGATAATACGATCTACATCGGAAACGAGGAAGAGTATGAGGGGGATGTGATCTTTATTTGCAGTGGGGCAGACTTTGAAACGCTTTATCCCGAAGCGTTTGCCGGTTATCCGCTTACCAAATGCAAATTGCAGATGATGCGGTTTGCGGCACAGCCGGACAATTGGCGTATCGGCCCGGCTTTGTGTGGTGGATTGTCATTGATCCATTATAAGAGTTTTACGGCTTCTGCTTCTTTAGCGGCGCTCAAAAAGCGCTATGAAGCGGATATGAGTGATTACCTCGATTGGGGTATTCATGTGATGGTGTCGCAAAATGGACGAGGCGAACTTACTGTAGGTGATTCTCATGAATATGGTCTTACGCATGACCCTTTTGACAAGGACTTTATCAATACGATGATCGTAAATTACCTCAGGACCTTTGCTCATTTTAAGGACAGCAGGATCATAGAAACCTGGAATGGTATCTATCCCAAACTTACGAATGGGGATACGGACCTGTTCTTTTCACCGGAACCGGCTGTATATGTGCTGAATGGTCTCAGTGGCGCAGGTATGACACTCTCCTTCGGTCTGGCAGAAGAAGCCACGGCTTTTTTGTAAATATTGGTATTGACTTCAGATTGTCTTCACAGTACAGTAATGCAGGGATAATGATAAGGTTATATCCGGTGGTTAGGTTTGTATAACCTTTAACCAACATGAACCCACTCATTCGTGCGCTCCATGGGAGCCGGCAATATATTATTGCCTTTACTATTTATTTGCTTATTGCCTTTCTGTATTGCAGTCTTCATTCAAAGGCTGTTTGTTTCATTAACCTGAATGGATCACACACGCCTTCACTGGAAGCATTTTTCACCTGGTACACCATGCTGGGAGAGGGATATGTGGCCATCCTGTTGTGTATTGTGCTATTTATTCGCCGCCATTATTTGTTGAGCGTTCATCTGTTGGTGGCTTTTCTGATCTCGGGTATGGCCGCACAGATCATTAAGGAATTTATGCATATGCCCCGCCCTAAGGTATTTCTGCATGCCGGGCAATATAACCAGTTCATTGAAGGGGTAACGCGTGGTGGATGGTCGAGCTTTCCTTCTGGGCATACAGTAACAGCTTTTGCGGTTGCTACTATACTCGCGCTCCATACACGCAATAAATGGGCGTCGCTGCTGTATCTCATACTGGCGGTGGGCGTGGGTTATTCCCGTATTTACCTGGGGCAGCATTTTCTGGAAGATGTACTTGCCGGTTCTATAGTTGGGGTCTTCTTTGCCGGTTGGGTATGCCTATCTATTCCGGAGTTGAAACTGTTTGGTCGAAGGATTGCCCGTGAGCAGGCAATGACCCCGGTGCCGGTACAATAATTAACTTTACATTACTTGAACTACCGCAAACAGCTTATAGGGCTTATCATCATTTCTTCCCTGGTGCGCATGGCCGTAGCAGCGACTACAGAATTGTCTAATGATGAGGTGTATTATTGGACCTATGCGCTGCACCTTCAATGGAATTATTTTGATCATCCTCCGATTGTGGCGCTGCTTATCCGTTTTTTTACGGGCAACCTGGCGGCACAGGATGAATTCTTTGTACGCCTGGGATCTATTGTTTGTGCTGCTATTAATACCTGGCAGATATTTCAACTTGGCTGCCGGGTGAAAGATGAACAAACAGGGTGGCTGTCGGCCTGTTTATTAACAGCCTCTGTGTATGCCGGCATCCTGGCCGGCATGATGATACTGCCGGATGCACCGCAAATGGTTTTTTGGTTGTGGGCGTTGCTGCTACTGGTGGATATCTTCAAAAGTAACGGCAGCCGGCGGAGCCGGAACAGGCGATTGATATTGCTGGGAATAGTAACGGGGCTTTGCATCATGAGTAAAGTGCATGGTGTGTTTATCTGGGGAGGTGCTGGGTTGTACATTTTGTTATTTAACCGGTCGTTGTTCAGGAACCCCTTTCTTTACCTGGCTGTATTGCTCACAGTCCTTATTATTATGCCCATCTACTGGTGGAACCAGGATAATCATTTTGTAACGCTGAACTACCACGGTGGCCGGGTTGGTTTTTTCAGTCACCTGCAATGGGATACCTTCTTCAGGCAGCTCATTGGTGAGTTTCTGTATAATAATCCAATAAACGTTGTATTGATCGTGCTGGCAATCATAGGCATGAAAAAGTCAAAGCTTCTGCCGGAGGTAGGACAACAACGAATGTTGCTGACGATCAGTTTGCCATTGATTGCAGTAGTATGGTTCATGTCGTTGTTTAAGGATACGCTGCCGCATTGGACGGGACCTGCTTATACAACGTTGATCCCATTGGCTGCGGCTTACCTGGCGCGGCAGCTGCGGGTCAAACAGTCAATCAGGCTGGTGCCTCCGGTTGTAAAAGCAGCGATGGTCTTGCCAGCGTTGTTGCTGGTCTTATTGATGATGGGGATACGCTGGTTGCCCATACAATTGGGCAGTAAGGATGAACAACATCTTGGCAAGGGTGATCTTCTATTGGACATGAGCGGGTGGAAACAGTTTGGCCATGATTTTAATGGATTATACAAGCAGGATATGGCAGCGGGTACTATGAAAGAGGGCGCCGTGATCATAACTGATTACTGGTTTCCGGCTGCTCACCTGGATTATTATGTGGCGCATGATGCTGGGATCAACCTGATAGCAGTGGGGGCCTATGGCAATATTCACCATTATGCCTGGCTTAATGGGTACCGGCCTGCTTTGGTGACCGGCCAGGATGCCTATTATGTTGCAGTCTCCAATTATTTCGATCCGCCTCCTTTGGCTATTGTGAATGCTTTCAGGGAAATAAGCCCTCCTGTTGTCTTCAACCAGGTGAGGCAGGGAGTAATTGTTCGTCACTTTTTTGTCTATAGATTAAAGAACTATCTGGGGGGACTGCCGCGGAATGGGTTGGTGGAGTGAGGTGGCATATAATTTTAGGCGGGCAGGTATATGGACCTGAATAAGTTTTATGACAAGGCATGGGACTGGATCCTTACAGTAGGGCCACGGATACTGGTAGCTTTGCTGCTGTTGTTCATTGGGCTATGGTTGATCCGGGTGCTAAAACGATGGACGCGTGCCCGTATGCAAAAGCGAGCTGTTTCTTCCACACTGGCGCCTTTTCTGCAAAGTTTGATCTTCACCATCCTCTATGTCCTGCTTTTCCTGCTATTGATGCAGGTATTGGGTATACAGATGACGCTTTTTGCGGCCATTATCGGAGGTGTTACTGTAGCTGCGGGTCTGGCCTTATCGGGTACCATGCAAAATTTTGCCAGCGGTATACTGATCCTGCTATTGAAACCTTTCCGGATCGGGGATAATATCATAACACAAGGACAGGAGGGAACGGTATCTTCTATACAGATATTCTATACGGTGATCACCACTTTCGACAACAAGATTGTCATAGTGCCCAACAGTAAGTTGTCGAATGAGATCATTATCAATACCAGCCGGGAAGGTAAGCGTCGGATGGATATTGAATTGAAGTTGAATTATGGAATTGAAGTAGAAAAGGTGCAGACGATCATAGAAGGTATTATTCGCGCGGATAAAGACATATTGACGCAGCCGGTTCCGCGGGTGGGGGTTTCAGCATTAGATGCAGACGGGTATAAGATCATGGTAAATGCCTGGGTAAAGCCTCATGGTTTCCAGGATGAGCGGTTGATGCTGCAAGAGAAGATCATTCAGGGTATTAAAAGCGCGGGGATCAAACTGCCGGGTATGGCTTAGGCATTGTCTCTTTTGGCTTCGAGCGAGAAGCCAATGGTAGTACCTACACCGGGTGCGCTGCGTACATGGATGCTTTGGCCGTGGGCTTCAATAATGTGTTTGCAAATAGCGAGTCCGAGGCCGGTACCACCTTTATCGCGACTGCGGGCTGCATCGGTACGATAAAAGCGTTCAAAGATGCGGTTGAGGTGTTCTTCTTCAATACCTATACCGTCGTCACCAATTTCAACCAATACGTGTTTTTCGTCGGTCTTGTAAACGCTGGCCACGATGGTACCACCGGGTTTGCCGTATTTGGTGGCATTCCCTACCAGGTTGATCAATACCTGCTTGATCTTTTCTTTATCGGCAAATACGGTGATGGGAGCTTCACAGCCTTTTTTAATGGTGGTCTTGATATTCTTTTCCTGGATCTTGATGGAGAGGGAGTCGTATATCTCGCGTATGAGGTCCTGGATAATAAAATTCTGCTTGTATAATAGTTGTTCGCCACTTTCCAGCCTGGATATCTCGTCCAGGTCGTTGACCAGGTTTACCAGCCTGTCTACATTCTTGGCAGTATTTTCCAGGAATTTTTTGCGGATCACTTCTTCTTCCATGGCGCCTCCCAACAGGGTGTCAACATAACCCTGGATGGCAAAAATGGGTGTTTTGATCTCATGGGCCAGGTTTTGCAGGAACTCTTTGCGGTATGCTTCGTTCTTTTGCAGCATTTCTATTTCCTTATTGCGCCGTTCGCCCCAGGCTTCCACGTCTTCCCGTACTTCGTCAATACTTTTTTGTGGCAGGATGTATTTAAAGTATACCTCTTCTTTTTTAGTAGCTTTTGTTTGGTAGATGAGCTTGTAAATGAGTTTGATCTTCCGGTAGATGAATTTTTCCAGCGTAAAGATGATCAGTCCATAACTGCCGGCAAAAACCAGGGCGAGGGAGCCAATGCCTACCCGCCAATCGAATGTAAACAGGAAAATGCCTATGGCGATAGGGACCGATAAGATAACGGCTGTAAAAGCGGCTAACTGCCGCGGGGAAAGATTTTTAGTGGAGAACATGCCCCTTGTGCTTGACAACGTTTTGATGTGGTACGAAAATAACTCAATCGCGCGGATGTTGCTGAATTATATACTCACCGTGCGGGAGCTGTTTCCAGCTCTTATATATCAAATTTATAACCTACGCCTTTCACGGTGGTAATGCAATCAATACCCAGTTTCTGGCGCACTTTGCGGATATGCACATCAATGGTACGGTCTCCTACGATCACATCATTGCCCCAAACCTGGTTTAAAATTTCATTCCGGAGGAATACCCGTCCTGGTTTGGAAGCCAGGAGGTACAGGAGTTCAAATTCCTTTTTGGCGAGTACAACGGCCTTGCCGTCAACTTTTGCCTCAAATTTTACGGGATCGATCTCCAGGTTGTCAATGCGGATCACTTTTTCGCCTTCAGGTTCTTTGGCTGTGGTGCGGCGAAACAGGGCATTTACCCTGCTAACCAATATTTTAGGGCTTACGGGCTTGCTGATATAGTCATCTGCCCCTGTTTCCAGGCCCCGTACATGGGAGCCTTCATCGCTCAGGGCGGTGAGGAACAGGATGAGGGTATCTTTGAAAGAAGGTTGGGAACGCAGTATTTCACACACTTCCACCCCATTTTTCTTGGGCATCATAATGTCCAGGACAATTAGATCGGGATTGTTGGAGCGGGCCTTGGTAAGCGCTTCATCCCCATCTTTTGCAGTCAACACATCATAGCCTTCCTTTTGCAGGTTGTACTGTATGATTTCCAATATATCGGGCTCGTCATCAGCGATCAGGATCTTCTTACCTTTAGAGTCCATGTTAACAATAAATTTACGCAAAGTTAATTTTCCGCTGCATGCAACAAGGGGTGTTCCAATTATGAAATTGTTAACAGATGTTATACGGCAAGCGTTGATTTTCCGTTCTATACAACCAATTGGTAGTATTTTTGCACTAGTAATTGATGCAGACAGGAGTATAAACGTATGAAACCATATATACTTGCAAGTTCTATTTTACTGTTGATAGCCAGCGCCGGCCAGGGCCAAACGAGTGCCCCTCCGTTCAAGATAGCTATGCAGCGTGTGCTATGGCATGAAAACATTGATAAACAACAGATAAGGATATATGCC encodes:
- a CDS encoding TIGR03364 family FAD-dependent oxidoreductase; the protein is MTKPSAIVIGAGIVGLATARALAIKGYAVKVFERTHKAVGASIRNFGMIWPIGQPDKLYDRALRSREIWKEMGDAGAFWYDAPGSLHLAYHQDEWQVLQELYEQFRTERPVFLLTAAEVADKSGAAVQEHLLGGLYSADELIVDPREAIAGVPGYLHEQYGVAFFWGKCVSYISDNTIYIGNEEEYEGDVIFICSGADFETLYPEAFAGYPLTKCKLQMMRFAAQPDNWRIGPALCGGLSLIHYKSFTASASLAALKKRYEADMSDYLDWGIHVMVSQNGRGELTVGDSHEYGLTHDPFDKDFINTMIVNYLRTFAHFKDSRIIETWNGIYPKLTNGDTDLFFSPEPAVYVLNGLSGAGMTLSFGLAEEATAFL
- a CDS encoding mechanosensitive ion channel family protein, which codes for MDLNKFYDKAWDWILTVGPRILVALLLLFIGLWLIRVLKRWTRARMQKRAVSSTLAPFLQSLIFTILYVLLFLLLMQVLGIQMTLFAAIIGGVTVAAGLALSGTMQNFASGILILLLKPFRIGDNIITQGQEGTVSSIQIFYTVITTFDNKIVIVPNSKLSNEIIINTSREGKRRMDIELKLNYGIEVEKVQTIIEGIIRADKDILTQPVPRVGVSALDADGYKIMVNAWVKPHGFQDERLMLQEKIIQGIKSAGIKLPGMA
- a CDS encoding DUF5690 family protein, encoding MSTLTANPSTLSKKQVLTALYAASVAFLTYASVYAYRKPFTVATFEGLSFWGVKYQVLLIMSQGLGYMFSKFYGIKFIAELKRLGRWKTSAILVGSAWFCLLLFGLVPAPWGLPCMFVNGFMLGFMWGIVFSYVEGRKTTDFIGAAMAVSFIFAGGFTRSVALWLKESWQVPEQWLAFVTGLIFSLPLIFFMYLLERIPPPDGDDIKERTVRLPMTKEQRLKFLRLFGAGTIAIIITYLFLTVMRDVRDNFMSNLWSELGYGQKPEVFTKTETITSIVILIMISLLVGIRKNIRAFRLVHIMVLVGFLLAGISSALFLAGLMNGAVWMQLVGLGLYMGYIPFNCIFFERLIASFKIVGNVGFLIYLVDAYGYLGSTLVMLSKEIFQIKLTWSQFYPAGVVIFSVIGIGGTIFSLLYFNRKFESLKPV
- a CDS encoding sensor histidine kinase, with the translated sequence MFSTKNLSPRQLAAFTAVILSVPIAIGIFLFTFDWRVGIGSLALVFAGSYGLIIFTLEKFIYRKIKLIYKLIYQTKATKKEEVYFKYILPQKSIDEVREDVEAWGERRNKEIEMLQKNEAYRKEFLQNLAHEIKTPIFAIQGYVDTLLGGAMEEEVIRKKFLENTAKNVDRLVNLVNDLDEISRLESGEQLLYKQNFIIQDLIREIYDSLSIKIQEKNIKTTIKKGCEAPITVFADKEKIKQVLINLVGNATKYGKPGGTIVASVYKTDEKHVLVEIGDDGIGIEEEHLNRIFERFYRTDAARSRDKGGTGLGLAICKHIIEAHGQSIHVRSAPGVGTTIGFSLEAKRDNA
- a CDS encoding ArnT family glycosyltransferase; amino-acid sequence: MNYRKQLIGLIIISSLVRMAVAATTELSNDEVYYWTYALHLQWNYFDHPPIVALLIRFFTGNLAAQDEFFVRLGSIVCAAINTWQIFQLGCRVKDEQTGWLSACLLTASVYAGILAGMMILPDAPQMVFWLWALLLLVDIFKSNGSRRSRNRRLILLGIVTGLCIMSKVHGVFIWGGAGLYILLFNRSLFRNPFLYLAVLLTVLIIMPIYWWNQDNHFVTLNYHGGRVGFFSHLQWDTFFRQLIGEFLYNNPINVVLIVLAIIGMKKSKLLPEVGQQRMLLTISLPLIAVVWFMSLFKDTLPHWTGPAYTTLIPLAAAYLARQLRVKQSIRLVPPVVKAAMVLPALLLVLLMMGIRWLPIQLGSKDEQHLGKGDLLLDMSGWKQFGHDFNGLYKQDMAAGTMKEGAVIITDYWFPAAHLDYYVAHDAGINLIAVGAYGNIHHYAWLNGYRPALVTGQDAYYVAVSNYFDPPPLAIVNAFREISPPVVFNQVRQGVIVRHFFVYRLKNYLGGLPRNGLVE
- a CDS encoding phosphatase PAP2 family protein encodes the protein MNPLIRALHGSRQYIIAFTIYLLIAFLYCSLHSKAVCFINLNGSHTPSLEAFFTWYTMLGEGYVAILLCIVLFIRRHYLLSVHLLVAFLISGMAAQIIKEFMHMPRPKVFLHAGQYNQFIEGVTRGGWSSFPSGHTVTAFAVATILALHTRNKWASLLYLILAVGVGYSRIYLGQHFLEDVLAGSIVGVFFAGWVCLSIPELKLFGRRIAREQAMTPVPVQ
- a CDS encoding response regulator, producing MDSKGKKILIADDEPDILEIIQYNLQKEGYDVLTAKDGDEALTKARSNNPDLIVLDIMMPKKNGVEVCEILRSQPSFKDTLILFLTALSDEGSHVRGLETGADDYISKPVSPKILVSRVNALFRRTTAKEPEGEKVIRIDNLEIDPVKFEAKVDGKAVVLAKKEFELLYLLASKPGRVFLRNEILNQVWGNDVIVGDRTIDVHIRKVRQKLGIDCITTVKGVGYKFDI